The Gammaproteobacteria bacterium sequence GCGCGAGGTGATGACCTTACCATCGCAGACCACCGCCTCTTCTACCACGAGGGTGACTCCAGCAGGCCCCTTCGGTCCCAGACTACCCGGATAGGCGGTAGCACGCTTGCCCGCAAGAAGTCCGGCGGCAACCAGAGCCCTGGGGGCGGCACAAATGGCGGCAGTGAAACGTCCATTCTTAGCCATTTGTTGAAGCAGGGCGATTATCCGTGGGTCCTGCGCTAGGTGGTCGGATCCGGGCAGACCACCCGGCAAAACCACCATGTCATATCTACGAGCAAGTGCCGTATCAAGGTCGGTATCGGGGAGGTGAACCGTCCCACGGCTCGCATGCACCGGACCGGGAGCGAGACCGGCACTCACTACCTCGATTTCAGCACGGCGCAATAGATCAATGATGGTAATCGCCTCCAGTTCTTCAAAACCAGGAGCAAGGGGAATAAGTACGCTAGGCACGGCCATTTATCCTTTCGTTAAAAAGCCCCAAAGGGGCGGATTACTACAGAGCGGGGTAAGTCCCTGATATTAATCTGTACGTCAATTAATCCAGGTTGCCACCTACTTGCCCCCTCCCCAGCCCTCCCCGTAAACGGGGAGGGAGTAGG is a genomic window containing:
- a CDS encoding protein deglycase; the encoded protein is MPSVLIPLAPGFEELEAITIIDLLRRAEIEVVSAGLAPGPVHASRGTVHLPDTDLDTALARRYDMVVLPGGLPGSDHLAQDPRIIALLQQMAKNGRFTAAICAAPRALVAAGLLAGKRATAYPGSLGPKGPAGVTLVVEEAVVCDGKVITSRGPGTAMDFALTLIELLTDTTTRQQVEEDLQRAKP